The following proteins are co-located in the Vigna angularis cultivar LongXiaoDou No.4 chromosome 2, ASM1680809v1, whole genome shotgun sequence genome:
- the LOC108328705 gene encoding LOB domain-containing protein 12 produces the protein MLLSFYSQTKQEILQLPFFSRNQMAGNSPCASCKLLRRRCTKDCIFAPYFPSNDPQKFALVHKVFGASNVSKMLQELPIEQRADAVSSLVYEAHARVRDPVYGCVGAISYLQNQVSELQMQLAVAQAEILCIQMQQEPVMPNPEMENPDQKSYLLQNELPQFLNYASSSNVIYDAVSRDNIYGHDMVS, from the exons ATGCTTTTAAGCTTTTACTCCCAAACCAAACAAGAAATTTTGCAGCTACCCTTTTTCTCCCGTAATCAAATGGCTGGGAATTCTCCATGTGCTTCATGCAAGCTTCTCAGACGCAGGTGTACCAAGGACTGCATCTTTGCTCCTTATTTCCCTTCCAATGACCCTCAAAAGTTCGCCTTAGTTCACAAGGTTTTTGGCGCTAGCAATGTTAGCAAAATGCTGCAG GAACTTCCTATTGAGCAGAGAGCAGATGCTGTGAGTAGTTTGGTGTACGAAGCACATGCAAGAGTTCGGGACCCTGTGTATGGCTGTGTTGGGGCCATATCCTATTTACAAAACCAGGTTTCTGAGCTTCAAATGCAGCTTGCAGTGGCTCAAGCAGAGATACTCTGCATCCAGATGCAACAGGAGCCAGTGATGCCAAATCCAGAAATGGAAAACCCAGATCAGAAATCTTACCTTCTCCAGAATGAACTCCCTCAGTTTCTCAACTATGCCTCTTCTAGCAATGTAATTTATGATGCTGTCTCAAGAGACAACATTTATGGACATGATATGGTTTCCTGA
- the LOC108326786 gene encoding cytosolic endo-beta-N-acetylglucosaminidase 1 isoform X1, translating to MIPRLLGVYINRQFLINVRHILRSFVAAIQTSYDFVAMSNPKSETVSESSVSEPPPTQPSVPISYPIKTLEELESRSYFDSFHYPFNRASVPILNGGSSSLPQRRRLLVCHDMAGGYLDDKWIQGGTNPDAYAIWHWHLIDVFVYFSHSLVTLPPPSWTNTAHRHGVKVLGTFITEWDEGRTACNTLLSTKETAHMYAERLAELAADLGFDGWLINMEVNLDPGQIPNLIEFVDHLSLTMHSSVPGSLVLWYDSVTVEGKLNWQDQLNEHNKPFFDICDGIFVNYTWKEDYPRLSAAVANERKFDVYMGIDVFGRNTYGGGQWNVDVALDLLRKNDVSAAIFAPGWVYETKQAPDFETAQNSWWGQVEKSWGAPRNFPGPLPFYTNFDQGRGYHISVDGDNVSDSTWCNISCQGLQPQLMLVDPSNSIQVSVDLKEASYSGGGNIKFKGSLEEKIYFERKIFQVGFLLSELPVHFIYTVKSDSNSSLGLKLEFTSTGDGRRASMLLASRAVNHFSDKFSKVIMTRERKGFSSGWVINEGVVAMSGYTLTEIHAVCYRSDSNDNDGTVASPSDYFALLGHITIKTVDYKSDFPLSSSWLVDGTCIKWTSDPLGSKTLDVKISWKLKHENSYLFLKFNVYLVKLSKQAGGNPVTTLEDVKEYLGVAQVSCFYVSDLKVPSDTSTLKFIIQVCSVDGTIQELDESPYYELEVEGP from the exons ATGATTCCTCGGCTTCTGGGTGTCTATATAAACCGCCAATTCTTAATCAACGTTCGACATATCCTACGTTCCTTTGTTGCAGCGATTCAGACATCATACGATTTCGTTGCCATGTCCAATCCCAAATCAGAGACAGTGTCAGAATCCTCCGTTTCAGAGCCTCCACCGACGCAACCCTCTGTGCCCATTTCCTACCCAATCAAAACACTTGAGGAGTTGGAGTCTCGCTCGTATTTCGACTCCTTTCACTACCCTTTCAACAGGGCTTCGGTTCCCATTCTCAATGGAGGTTCTTCTTCATTGCCCCAGAGGCGAAGATTGCTTGTGTGCCATGACATGGCTGGGGGCTACTTGGATGACAAGTGGATTCAAGGTGGCACTAACCCTGATGCTTATGCCATTTGGCATTGGCACTTGATCGATGTTTTTGTCTACTTTTCACACAGTCTCGTTACTCTTCCTCCTCCCTCCTGGACTAACACTGCTCATCGCCACGGCGTTAAG GTGTTGGGGACTTTCATTACTGAATGGGATGAGGGAAGGACTGCCTGTAATACATTGCTTTCAACAAAGGAAACTGCACATATGTATGCAGAACGTCTGGCAGAGCTTGCCGCTGATTTAGGTTTCGATGGGTGGCTA ATAAATATGGAAGTGAATTTGGATCCGGGTCAAATTCCTAATTTGATAGAGTTTGTAGACCATTTATCACTAACAATGCATTCTTCTGTTCCTGGATCGTTAGTGCTATG GTATGACAGTGTTACAGTTGAGGGTAAATTGAATTGGCAAGATCAACTAAATGAACATAATAAGCCATTCTTTGATATATGTGATGGAATATTTGTGAACTATACATGGAAG GAAGACTATCCAAGGCTCTCTGCAGCTGTTGCCAATGAGCGGAAGTTCGATGTGTACATGGGAATCGATGTATTTGGAAGGAACACATATGGTGGTGGACAGTGGAAT GTAGATGTTGCTCTTGATTTACTAAGAAAGAATGATGTCTCTGCTGCAATATTTGCTCCTGGATGGGTCTATGAGACAAAGCAAGCACCAGATTTTGAGACTGCTCAGAATAG TTGGTGGGGTCAGGTGGAAAAGTCATGGGGAGCACCGCGAAATTTTCCCGGACCATTACCATTCTACACTAATTTTGATCAG GGACGTGGTTACCATATTTCAGTCGATGGTGACAATGTATCAGATAGTACTTGGTGCAACATTTCTTGCCAAGGTCTCCAG CCACAACTTATGCTTGTTGATCCTTCAAATTCTATTCAAGTTTCTGTAGA CTTGAAGGAAGCATCGTATAGTGGAGGGGGAAACATTAAATTCAAAGGATCCCTCGAAGAGAAAATTTActttgagagaaaaatatttcaagtaGGGTTTCTTTTGAGCGAGTTGCCTGTCCACTTTATCTATACT GTGAAATCGGATAGCAATTCTTCATTAGGACTTAAGCTCGAGTTCACCTCCACTGGCGATGGCAGAAGAGCATCTATGCTTCTTGCATCCCGGGCAGTGAATCACTTTTCAGACAAGTTCAGCAAAGTAATCATGACTCGTGAACGCAAGGGATTTTCCTCTGGATGGGTTATAAATGAAGGTGTAGTTGCAATGAGTGGATACACTTTAACAGAAATCCATGCAGTGTGCTATAGATCAGATTCAAATGACAATGATGGAACTGTGGCTTCCCCATCAGATTATTTTGCACTTCTTGGTCACATCACAATCAAGACTGTGGACTATAAGTCAGATTTTCCTCTGTCTTCTTCCTGGCTAGTTGATGGCACCTGCATAAAATGGACATCAGACCCTCTGGGTTCAAAGACCCTTGATGTTAAGATTTCTTGGAAATTAAAACATGAGAATAGTTATCTATTTCTGAAGTTCAACGTTTACTTggtaaaattatcaaaacaagcAGGTGGCAATCCAGTTACAACATTGGAGGATGTAAAAGAGTACCTTGGAGTAGCACAAGTAAGCTGTTTCTATGTTTCTGACCTCAAAGTTCCTTCAGACACTTCTACTCTCAAATTTATAATACAAGTCTGCAGTGTAGATGGGACAATTCAGGAATTGGACGAGTCTCCATATTATGAATTGGAGGTTGAAGGTCCTTAA
- the LOC108326786 gene encoding cytosolic endo-beta-N-acetylglucosaminidase 1 isoform X2, whose protein sequence is MIPRLLGVYINRQFLINVRHILRSFVAAIQTSYDFVAMSNPKSETVSESSVSEPPPTQPSVPISYPIKTLEELESRSYFDSFHYPFNRASVPILNGGSSSLPQRRRLLVCHDMAGGYLDDKWIQGGTNPDAYAIWHWHLIDVFVYFSHSLVTLPPPSWTNTAHRHGVKVLGTFITEWDEGRTACNTLLSTKETAHMYAERLAELAADLGFDGWLEDYPRLSAAVANERKFDVYMGIDVFGRNTYGGGQWNVDVALDLLRKNDVSAAIFAPGWVYETKQAPDFETAQNSWWGQVEKSWGAPRNFPGPLPFYTNFDQGRGYHISVDGDNVSDSTWCNISCQGLQPQLMLVDPSNSIQVSVDLKEASYSGGGNIKFKGSLEEKIYFERKIFQVGFLLSELPVHFIYTVKSDSNSSLGLKLEFTSTGDGRRASMLLASRAVNHFSDKFSKVIMTRERKGFSSGWVINEGVVAMSGYTLTEIHAVCYRSDSNDNDGTVASPSDYFALLGHITIKTVDYKSDFPLSSSWLVDGTCIKWTSDPLGSKTLDVKISWKLKHENSYLFLKFNVYLVKLSKQAGGNPVTTLEDVKEYLGVAQVSCFYVSDLKVPSDTSTLKFIIQVCSVDGTIQELDESPYYELEVEGP, encoded by the exons ATGATTCCTCGGCTTCTGGGTGTCTATATAAACCGCCAATTCTTAATCAACGTTCGACATATCCTACGTTCCTTTGTTGCAGCGATTCAGACATCATACGATTTCGTTGCCATGTCCAATCCCAAATCAGAGACAGTGTCAGAATCCTCCGTTTCAGAGCCTCCACCGACGCAACCCTCTGTGCCCATTTCCTACCCAATCAAAACACTTGAGGAGTTGGAGTCTCGCTCGTATTTCGACTCCTTTCACTACCCTTTCAACAGGGCTTCGGTTCCCATTCTCAATGGAGGTTCTTCTTCATTGCCCCAGAGGCGAAGATTGCTTGTGTGCCATGACATGGCTGGGGGCTACTTGGATGACAAGTGGATTCAAGGTGGCACTAACCCTGATGCTTATGCCATTTGGCATTGGCACTTGATCGATGTTTTTGTCTACTTTTCACACAGTCTCGTTACTCTTCCTCCTCCCTCCTGGACTAACACTGCTCATCGCCACGGCGTTAAG GTGTTGGGGACTTTCATTACTGAATGGGATGAGGGAAGGACTGCCTGTAATACATTGCTTTCAACAAAGGAAACTGCACATATGTATGCAGAACGTCTGGCAGAGCTTGCCGCTGATTTAGGTTTCGATGGGTGGCTA GAAGACTATCCAAGGCTCTCTGCAGCTGTTGCCAATGAGCGGAAGTTCGATGTGTACATGGGAATCGATGTATTTGGAAGGAACACATATGGTGGTGGACAGTGGAAT GTAGATGTTGCTCTTGATTTACTAAGAAAGAATGATGTCTCTGCTGCAATATTTGCTCCTGGATGGGTCTATGAGACAAAGCAAGCACCAGATTTTGAGACTGCTCAGAATAG TTGGTGGGGTCAGGTGGAAAAGTCATGGGGAGCACCGCGAAATTTTCCCGGACCATTACCATTCTACACTAATTTTGATCAG GGACGTGGTTACCATATTTCAGTCGATGGTGACAATGTATCAGATAGTACTTGGTGCAACATTTCTTGCCAAGGTCTCCAG CCACAACTTATGCTTGTTGATCCTTCAAATTCTATTCAAGTTTCTGTAGA CTTGAAGGAAGCATCGTATAGTGGAGGGGGAAACATTAAATTCAAAGGATCCCTCGAAGAGAAAATTTActttgagagaaaaatatttcaagtaGGGTTTCTTTTGAGCGAGTTGCCTGTCCACTTTATCTATACT GTGAAATCGGATAGCAATTCTTCATTAGGACTTAAGCTCGAGTTCACCTCCACTGGCGATGGCAGAAGAGCATCTATGCTTCTTGCATCCCGGGCAGTGAATCACTTTTCAGACAAGTTCAGCAAAGTAATCATGACTCGTGAACGCAAGGGATTTTCCTCTGGATGGGTTATAAATGAAGGTGTAGTTGCAATGAGTGGATACACTTTAACAGAAATCCATGCAGTGTGCTATAGATCAGATTCAAATGACAATGATGGAACTGTGGCTTCCCCATCAGATTATTTTGCACTTCTTGGTCACATCACAATCAAGACTGTGGACTATAAGTCAGATTTTCCTCTGTCTTCTTCCTGGCTAGTTGATGGCACCTGCATAAAATGGACATCAGACCCTCTGGGTTCAAAGACCCTTGATGTTAAGATTTCTTGGAAATTAAAACATGAGAATAGTTATCTATTTCTGAAGTTCAACGTTTACTTggtaaaattatcaaaacaagcAGGTGGCAATCCAGTTACAACATTGGAGGATGTAAAAGAGTACCTTGGAGTAGCACAAGTAAGCTGTTTCTATGTTTCTGACCTCAAAGTTCCTTCAGACACTTCTACTCTCAAATTTATAATACAAGTCTGCAGTGTAGATGGGACAATTCAGGAATTGGACGAGTCTCCATATTATGAATTGGAGGTTGAAGGTCCTTAA